A region from the bacterium genome encodes:
- a CDS encoding serine hydrolase — protein sequence MKLYMVLSTSLFFLSIPMIGLTQPVTQPRLPIVKPETVGMISSRLKNLDTVIEQAIAEKNTAGAVILVGHRGKIVYRKAYGYRMLVPKKVPMTIDTMFDLASVTKPTAAGTSIMLLVEEGKLRMYDRVSMFVPEFGQKGKEKVTILHLITHCSGLPAWDKYFLKDGIDKQGVILDICSKSTAYEPGTKFVYSDLGYIMLGEIVERVSGMPLDQFAKKRIFEPLGMNDTMYNPPDALKPRCAATEVQNGVPLQGRVHDGNAYVMGGVSGHAGLFSTVDDLAVYCQMLLNGGSFGKVRILGPLTVKAITSNQSPVPDVQRGYGWDIGSSYSTLRGDIFPKGSLGHTGWTGTSIWIDLNSKTFVILLCNRNHPTEDGDVTRLRTLVSNIVAGSIVE from the coding sequence ATGAAATTGTATATGGTTCTTTCTACTTCACTTTTCTTCTTATCTATCCCTATGATAGGATTGACTCAACCCGTTACTCAACCTCGGCTCCCTATTGTTAAACCGGAAACGGTTGGGATGATTTCTTCCCGATTAAAAAATCTTGATACCGTTATCGAACAGGCGATTGCAGAAAAAAATACCGCCGGTGCGGTTATTCTGGTTGGTCATCGGGGAAAAATCGTTTATCGGAAAGCGTATGGATACCGGATGCTGGTACCGAAAAAAGTTCCAATGACCATTGATACGATGTTCGATTTAGCGTCGGTTACGAAACCGACCGCCGCGGGAACTTCAATCATGCTCTTGGTTGAAGAAGGAAAACTACGAATGTATGATCGGGTCAGTATGTTCGTACCAGAATTTGGTCAAAAAGGGAAAGAAAAAGTTACTATTCTCCATTTAATCACCCATTGTTCCGGACTCCCAGCATGGGATAAATATTTTCTTAAAGATGGAATAGATAAACAAGGGGTTATTCTAGATATCTGCTCGAAATCCACAGCGTATGAACCGGGGACGAAGTTCGTATATAGCGACCTTGGATATATCATGCTCGGAGAAATCGTTGAACGAGTTAGTGGGATGCCATTAGACCAGTTTGCAAAAAAGCGGATTTTTGAACCGTTAGGGATGAACGATACGATGTATAATCCGCCGGATGCGCTTAAACCGCGCTGTGCGGCGACTGAAGTCCAAAATGGGGTACCACTTCAGGGTAGGGTTCATGATGGCAACGCCTATGTTATGGGCGGGGTATCCGGTCATGCAGGGTTATTCTCGACGGTAGATGATTTAGCGGTATACTGCCAGATGCTGTTAAACGGCGGAAGTTTTGGAAAAGTCCGTATCCTCGGTCCGTTAACGGTTAAAGCGATAACTTCGAATCAATCGCCGGTACCGGATGTCCAGCGTGGATATGGCTGGGATATCGGTTCCAGTTATTCAACCTTGCGCGGAGATATTTTCCCCAAAGGGTCACTCGGTCATACCGGCTGGACGGGTACCTCGATTTGGATTGATTTGAACTCGAAAACGTTTGTTATACTTCTCTGCAACCGGAACCATCCGACTGAAGATGGCGATGTTACCCGACTCCGCACTCTGGTCAGTAATATCGTTGCCGGGTCAATTGTTGAATAA
- a CDS encoding methyltransferase has protein sequence MHIDQPKTGYRINQDSFLLAEFVTCKPSDRIIDLGTGVGIIPILLAQRKKFKEIIGIELQPEYVSFAEQNIRANELQDKMKIIQADIRNISQLFPANSFDIVVSNPPYITLGKGRLSPNPAKRFAKQELTCSLADIIAAARYLLKNKGKLYLSYPSSNLLNLLFLLREANLEPKRLGISFSEKKTQSNLVLIEASKGVNPGLIIETI, from the coding sequence TTGCATATTGACCAACCTAAAACCGGCTACCGGATTAATCAGGATAGTTTTCTCCTAGCCGAATTCGTTACTTGCAAACCATCTGACCGAATCATCGATTTAGGTACCGGAGTTGGGATAATTCCGATTCTCCTTGCACAGCGCAAAAAGTTTAAGGAAATTATCGGCATCGAACTGCAACCGGAATATGTTTCTTTTGCTGAACAGAATATTCGAGCGAACGAACTACAGGATAAGATGAAGATTATCCAAGCGGATATCCGAAATATCAGCCAGCTTTTTCCCGCGAATAGTTTTGATATTGTGGTCTCCAATCCGCCGTATATCACGCTGGGGAAAGGGAGGTTGAGTCCGAATCCGGCGAAACGGTTTGCGAAGCAGGAATTAACTTGTTCGCTTGCGGATATAATTGCCGCCGCGCGGTATCTCTTGAAAAATAAAGGGAAGTTATACTTAAGTTATCCATCGAGTAATTTATTGAATCTGTTGTTCCTATTGCGGGAAGCGAACCTTGAACCGAAACGACTCGGAATCAGTTTCTCGGAAAAGAAAACGCAATCGAATTTGGTTCTAATTGAAGCGAGTAAAGGAGTCAACCCCGGCTTGATAATCGAAACAATATAA